In Vagococcus hydrophili, one DNA window encodes the following:
- a CDS encoding immunoglobulin-like domain-containing protein, whose translation MKKKGLVLALFSTAILATTSTGVVDQVLGNEIRVEAAEKATVSDAIKVFEYGTVKKDNYSMWRNFNWAKKGNSKDIYNQTILVKYKYEHSNGSTYYSLYNEKDTWLGYINSDAIEMASGKQGMVVKTSKTVRVTNTNYQIHQNFGWKKKNDSKNFKDQDLKVNYLYNHFNGSTYYSLYSKDNTWLGYINKTGVTEVSTNKKPQGEAIKVDKYATLVNGNYNLYQNFNWKIKEQGEAYKMQTKRVKYEYHHENGSTYYSMYDNQDNWLGYINKNATEENGPKGKSLPRDSYVSLKNSEATVYKDLDTLENPFVLKGNREAEAFFINEAFYHFNGETYYGLYNTKKGVFSKIGYVSEKDLIVDVSSSGKGYAVSRQVKLSTPNQKTYQNFNWKVKHQTKDLMNKVFTAKRVYSHSNGDDYYSLFDEKGTWYGYVNTAFVKGVVPSLTGVKDQTVYMSDKEFDALAGVEATDYLGKKLEIKVTGSVDMKKAGTYELVYTTVDGDGNKAESKSKVTVVDDHAPIFKGIKNETIKQSPVAFDVKKDVTATDFEGKTIDYKVTGEVNTKKAGKYELTYEATDSRKHTTKETKTVTVDKVAEPKLTEIKDIEVKKSAKTFDALKDIEATDYNNKKLEVKVTGTVDMSKSGVYELTYTATDDVDQVVSAKRKVTVINDIKPTFTGVENSKQNITVGSFNPKVGVTAVDSDGNVIDYTVTGEVKADQLGTYELVYQAKDKAGNQVEVKRSVEIFEVQVASVIVTGMNKEKAGRTMRMSADVQPADAKDKSVVWTSSNELVATVDQTGQVTTVSEGVVTITATASNGVAGSKDIVVSNDISGNLRINSSAIMNGIVKSFGFVFVNYENETLYVKEVEIGEVGSRSSKYTEQELAQNGINTTISSRNQLNMSLNSKFGWFEDKLIVKVKVATEDGIEKVFETRL comes from the coding sequence ATGAAGAAGAAGGGTCTTGTTTTAGCTTTATTTAGTACAGCAATTTTAGCAACAACATCAACTGGGGTAGTTGATCAAGTATTAGGTAATGAGATTAGAGTAGAAGCAGCAGAAAAAGCAACTGTTTCAGATGCAATTAAAGTTTTTGAATATGGTACAGTGAAAAAAGATAATTATTCAATGTGGAGAAATTTTAATTGGGCTAAAAAAGGTAATTCTAAAGATATTTATAATCAAACGATTTTAGTAAAATATAAGTATGAGCACAGCAATGGTTCAACTTATTATTCTTTATACAATGAAAAAGACACATGGTTAGGTTATATTAATTCAGACGCAATTGAGATGGCTTCTGGAAAACAAGGCATGGTAGTAAAAACAAGTAAAACAGTTCGAGTAACAAATACTAATTATCAAATCCACCAAAATTTTGGTTGGAAAAAGAAAAATGATAGTAAGAATTTTAAAGATCAAGATTTAAAAGTTAATTATCTATACAACCATTTCAATGGTTCAACCTACTATTCTTTATACAGTAAAGACAATACATGGTTAGGCTATATTAATAAAACTGGTGTGACAGAAGTAAGCACAAATAAAAAGCCACAAGGTGAAGCGATTAAAGTAGATAAATATGCAACTTTAGTTAATGGTAACTATAATTTATATCAAAATTTTAATTGGAAAATTAAAGAGCAGGGCGAAGCTTACAAAATGCAAACTAAAAGAGTGAAGTATGAGTACCATCATGAAAATGGTTCAACTTACTACTCAATGTATGACAATCAAGATAATTGGTTAGGTTATATTAATAAAAATGCAACGGAAGAAAATGGTCCTAAAGGTAAAAGCTTACCACGTGACTCATACGTAAGTTTAAAAAATTCAGAAGCAACAGTTTATAAAGATTTAGATACGTTAGAAAATCCCTTTGTGTTAAAAGGTAATAGAGAAGCAGAAGCTTTCTTTATCAACGAAGCTTTTTATCATTTTAATGGGGAAACTTACTATGGTCTATATAATACTAAAAAAGGTGTTTTTTCTAAGATAGGTTATGTTAGTGAGAAAGACTTAATAGTAGATGTAAGTTCTTCAGGTAAAGGGTACGCAGTGTCTCGACAAGTTAAATTAAGTACACCAAATCAAAAGACTTACCAAAACTTTAATTGGAAAGTAAAACACCAAACAAAAGATTTAATGAATAAAGTTTTCACTGCTAAACGAGTTTATTCGCACTCTAATGGAGATGATTATTATTCATTGTTTGATGAAAAAGGGACTTGGTACGGTTATGTGAATACGGCTTTTGTAAAAGGTGTCGTACCATCATTAACAGGAGTGAAAGATCAAACCGTTTATATGTCAGACAAAGAGTTTGATGCTTTAGCAGGTGTTGAAGCAACAGACTATCTAGGTAAAAAATTAGAGATCAAAGTTACAGGTTCTGTAGATATGAAGAAAGCTGGCACGTATGAATTAGTCTATACAACAGTTGATGGAGATGGCAATAAAGCAGAGTCTAAATCAAAAGTAACGGTTGTGGATGATCATGCTCCAATCTTTAAAGGGATTAAAAATGAAACAATCAAACAAAGTCCAGTCGCGTTTGATGTTAAAAAAGATGTGACAGCAACTGATTTTGAAGGTAAAACGATTGATTATAAAGTAACTGGTGAAGTAAATACTAAAAAAGCCGGTAAGTATGAACTGACTTATGAAGCAACAGATAGTCGTAAACATACAACCAAAGAAACAAAAACGGTGACTGTTGATAAAGTTGCTGAACCAAAATTAACAGAAATCAAAGATATTGAAGTAAAAAAATCAGCTAAGACATTTGATGCGTTAAAAGATATTGAAGCGACAGATTACAATAATAAAAAATTAGAAGTTAAAGTAACTGGTACTGTTGATATGTCTAAAAGTGGCGTGTATGAATTAACGTATACAGCAACTGACGATGTGGATCAAGTAGTATCAGCAAAACGTAAAGTGACAGTCATTAATGATATTAAACCAACCTTCACAGGGGTAGAAAATAGCAAACAAAACATTACAGTCGGTTCGTTCAATCCTAAAGTTGGTGTGACAGCAGTAGATAGTGACGGAAATGTGATTGATTATACGGTAACTGGTGAAGTTAAAGCAGATCAATTAGGTACGTATGAATTAGTTTATCAAGCAAAAGATAAAGCTGGAAATCAGGTTGAAGTAAAACGTTCTGTAGAAATTTTTGAAGTTCAAGTGGCAAGTGTCATTGTCACTGGTATGAATAAAGAAAAAGCCGGTCGTACAATGAGAATGTCTGCTGACGTTCAACCTGCGGATGCAAAAGATAAGTCAGTTGTATGGACGTCATCTAATGAGTTAGTAGCGACTGTGGATCAAACTGGTCAAGTAACAACTGTATCAGAAGGTGTAGTAACAATCACAGCGACTGCTTCAAATGGTGTGGCAGGCAGTAAAGATATAGTCGTTTCTAACGACATCTCTGGAAATTTAAGAATCAATTCTAGTGCAATTATGAATGGAATTGTAAAAAGTTTTGGATTTGTATTTGTAAATTATGAAAATGAAACGTTATATGTTAAAGAAGTAGAAATTGGTGAAGTTGGCTCTAGAAGCTCAAAATATACAGAACAAGAGCTAGCTCAAAATGGAATTAATACAACTATTTCTTCAAGAAACCAACTTAACATGAGTTTAAATAGTAAATTCGGTTGGTTCGAAGATAAGTTAATTGTAAAAGTTAAAGTAGCAACAGAAGATGGTATTGAAAAAGTTTTTGAAACAAGATTATAG
- a CDS encoding EamA family transporter: protein MILFFIYVILSSSGIILFKLGSADLSVKMVNNQLNMNFPSLSLLGLLCYLLSFVLWMIIISKADVSFIVPLGLGITNVLILVGSVVFLKESISTNAMIGIALILAGTLLMNYK, encoded by the coding sequence ATGATTTTATTTTTTATTTATGTAATTTTATCTTCATCAGGTATTATTTTATTTAAATTAGGTTCTGCTGATCTATCTGTAAAGATGGTTAACAATCAATTGAATATGAATTTTCCATCATTAAGTTTACTAGGTTTATTATGTTATTTACTTAGTTTTGTTTTATGGATGATCATCATTTCAAAAGCAGATGTAAGTTTTATTGTTCCTTTAGGTTTAGGAATTACTAACGTCTTAATTTTAGTAGGATCGGTTGTCTTTTTAAAAGAAAGTATTAGTACGAATGCCATGATTGGTATTGCTTTGATTTTAGCAGGAACGCTTTTGATGAATTATAAATAG
- a CDS encoding DUF2304 domain-containing protein, translated as MSILTMVMIVFSICFLGFIIKLIRSATFTLEHSLMWLAIGIIMLLFSVFPKIPEYFADLLGFETMSNFLLVMAVFFSLAQLIIFTKHITKQTNDIKSLIQEVSILKEKIERKEKEK; from the coding sequence ATGAGTATTCTAACAATGGTTATGATTGTCTTCTCAATTTGTTTCTTAGGATTTATCATTAAGCTGATTCGCTCAGCAACGTTCACTTTAGAACATTCATTAATGTGGCTTGCGATTGGTATTATTATGTTGTTATTCTCTGTGTTTCCAAAAATACCGGAATATTTTGCTGATTTATTAGGATTTGAAACGATGTCTAATTTTCTGTTAGTGATGGCCGTTTTCTTCAGTTTGGCACAGTTGATAATTTTTACGAAGCATATTACCAAACAGACGAATGATATTAAATCTTTGATTCAAGAAGTCTCTATATTAAAAGAAAAGATTGAAAGAAAGGAAAAAGAAAAATGA
- a CDS encoding glycosyltransferase family 2 protein: protein MKVLMIIPAYNEEASILKTTESIKSFQKEVPFELDYLVINDGSTDNTKKVLVENQIPAVHLIKNLGIGGAVQTGYLYAYYNDYDIAIQFDGDGQHDIKSVTALINPIVKNQADFTVGSRFVEGSPSEFKTSFSRRLGINLISGFIRLKTGKKLLDVTSGYRAANREIIEYFATHYPRKYPEPETNALLIKQNKRVKEVGVNMFERLEGKSSITPIKSIRYMVEVLTSIILLSSGGKN, encoded by the coding sequence ATGAAAGTACTAATGATAATACCTGCGTATAACGAAGAAGCAAGTATTTTAAAGACAACTGAATCAATTAAATCATTTCAAAAAGAAGTTCCTTTTGAATTAGATTATTTAGTAATTAATGATGGTTCAACAGATAATACTAAAAAGGTCTTAGTCGAAAATCAAATTCCTGCGGTTCATTTAATTAAAAACTTAGGTATCGGTGGTGCGGTTCAGACGGGTTATTTATACGCTTATTACAACGATTACGATATTGCGATTCAATTTGATGGGGATGGTCAGCATGATATAAAATCAGTGACAGCACTTATTAATCCGATTGTGAAGAATCAGGCTGATTTTACCGTAGGATCAAGATTTGTTGAAGGTTCTCCTTCAGAGTTTAAAACTTCTTTTTCAAGAAGATTAGGTATTAACTTGATATCTGGCTTTATTCGTTTAAAAACAGGCAAGAAATTATTAGACGTAACGTCAGGCTATCGTGCAGCTAATCGAGAAATTATTGAATATTTCGCTACACACTACCCGAGAAAATACCCTGAACCAGAAACGAATGCATTACTGATAAAACAAAATAAGCGAGTCAAAGAAGTGGGAGTTAATATGTTTGAGCGTTTAGAAGGTAAATCCTCTATTACGCCAATCAAATCGATTCGTTACATGGTAGAAGTGTTAACGTCCATCATTTTATTATCTAGTGGAGGTAAAAATTAA
- a CDS encoding glycosyltransferase family 2 protein, translating into MKLITFCVPMYNESESINELYRQLNELSKSYTGQYDFEFLFVNDGSIDNSLNIVKDLATEDSRISYVDLSRNFGKEVAMLAGFDHCKGDAVIMMDADLQHPPGTIPQMITEWENGYQDVYGKRVTQNGESFFKKESSKLYYKILGNFSQVPVLPAVGDFRLLDRVCIDSITKIRESQRYTKSMYMWIGFKKKEVEFVSSERFAGETKWKLGNLIQLAINGIVSDSTAALRLSLYSGIFISLMSFVYMIYILVKTLIVGSSTPGFPTLTILILFLSGSQLIFQGVMGEYIGKIYTEVKNRPPYLIQEYHTSTKEEVSE; encoded by the coding sequence ATGAAATTAATTACCTTTTGTGTGCCTATGTACAATGAAAGTGAAAGTATTAATGAATTATATAGACAATTAAATGAATTATCTAAAAGCTATACTGGTCAATACGACTTTGAGTTTTTATTTGTCAATGATGGTAGTATTGATAATTCTTTGAATATCGTTAAAGATTTAGCAACTGAAGACTCTCGAATTTCTTATGTGGATCTCTCCAGAAATTTTGGTAAAGAAGTCGCGATGTTGGCTGGTTTTGATCATTGTAAGGGAGACGCGGTGATTATGATGGATGCGGATTTGCAACATCCACCAGGCACGATTCCTCAAATGATTACAGAATGGGAGAACGGTTATCAAGATGTCTATGGTAAACGTGTCACTCAAAATGGGGAATCTTTCTTTAAAAAAGAGAGTTCTAAACTGTATTACAAAATATTAGGGAATTTTTCTCAAGTTCCTGTTTTACCAGCTGTAGGTGATTTTAGATTATTAGATCGTGTGTGTATTGATAGTATTACCAAGATTCGTGAGAGTCAGCGGTATACAAAAAGCATGTATATGTGGATTGGTTTTAAGAAAAAAGAAGTCGAATTTGTTTCTAGCGAAAGGTTTGCTGGAGAAACAAAATGGAAGTTAGGAAATTTAATTCAACTAGCAATTAATGGGATTGTTTCTGATTCAACAGCTGCTTTAAGATTATCTCTATATAGTGGAATTTTTATTTCCTTGATGTCGTTTGTCTATATGATTTATATCTTAGTTAAAACATTAATCGTAGGCAGTTCAACACCAGGATTTCCAACGTTAACTATTTTGATTTTATTTTTAAGTGGTTCACAGCTTATTTTTCAAGGTGTGATGGGTGAGTATATCGGTAAAATATATACAGAAGTAAAAAATAGACCCCCGTATTTAATTCAAGAATATCATACGTCAACTAAAGAAGAAGTATCTGAGTAA